Part of the Streptomyces sp. NBC_01408 genome is shown below.
TCGGCGACGACGGCCGTGTGGCCGTATCCGGAGTGGTAGGCGATCGAGACGACGGGGGCCTGCGTGGCTGCGGACATGACTGTTCTCCCTCGGGGTGTTCGTACGGCGTCGCGGTGCGACAAGAGAAAGAAAAGCACTAACTTTTAGAAAGCGCAACCTACGAGTTAGCGCTACCTCGGAGTACGCTTCCCTTCATGGAGACCCCCGCCCGCACCGAAGCCGATGCGACCGAACTACCGTTCGATGTTTTCGCGCGCAGCTGCCCCTCCCGGGAGACCCTGGAACACGTCACCGGCCGCTGGGGCAGCCTCACCGTGGGCGCGCTGCGCGAAGGCCCGTGCCGCTTCAACGAGTTGCGGCGCCGGGTGGAGGGCGTCAGCGAGAAGATGCTCTCGCAGACCCTGCACGCCCTGGAGCGGGACGGCATCGTCAACCGCGAGGCACAGCCGACGAACCCGCCCCGCGTGGACTACGAACTGACCCCGCTCGGTGTCGAGGTCGCGGACCGGTTGCTCTCGCTCATCCACTGCCTGGAGGGGAGCATGCCGCAGGTGCTGAGCGCCCGGCAGGCCTACGACACGACGCGCGGCGGCCTCTGACAGCGCGGGCAGAAGTAGCTCGACCGGTTCATCCACGGCCGGCGCCGCATGGGCGTCCCGCAGCGTCGGCAGGGCTCGTCCTCGCGTCCGTAGGCGTCGAGCGAGCGGTCGAAGTAGCCCGACTCCCCGTTCACATTGACGTAGAGGCTGTCGAAACTGGTCCCGCCGACGGCCAGAGCCGCGTTCATGACGTCCCGGACGTGGCCGAGGAGTTCCGCGCTCCGGGGGCGCGTCAGGGTGGCGGTGGGGCGCTCGTAGTGCAGCCTGGCCCGCCACAGGGCCTCGTCGGCATAGATGTTGCCGACCCCGCTGATCAGGGACTGGTCCAGCAGCGCCCGCTTGACGGTGGTCCGCTTGGCGCGCAGCGCGAGGTGGTAGGCGACCTCGTCGAACAGCGGGTCCAGGGGGTCCCGCGCGATGTGCGCGATGACGTCGGGCACCCCGTCGGGCGTGTTCTCGTGCAGCGAGAGCCCTCCGAAGGTGCGCTGGTCGACGAAGCGCAGCTCGGTCCCGGCGGAGTCGTCGAAGCGCACCCGGATCCGCAGGTGCTTCTCGTCCGGGGCGCCCTCCGGCTGCACGAGCAGCTGTCCGCTCATCCCCAGGTGCCCGAGCACGGACAGACCGCCGCCCTCCAGGGGAAGCCACAGGTACTTCCCCCGCCGCCGCGGCACACCGATGGTCTGCCCGCCGAGCCGCGCCGCGAAATCGGCCCCGCCACCCGGATGGCGCCGCACGGCCCGCGGATGCAGCACCTCGACGGCCTCGACGGTCCGCCCGGCCACCCACCGCTCCAGCCCCCGCCGCACCACTTCGACTTCGGGCAGCTCGGGCACGGGGTTCCTCCGGACGGGTGCGGGCATCACGCTCCGGCGAGCGTACCGGAGCCCGGAAACGGGTCCGCCCGCCCCTGTCGAGACAGGGGCGGGCGGGGGGATCCCGAAGGAAGGGTCAGGCGTTGGGCGCCGGGTCGACGGGCGTCGGCGCCCCGCCGTCCTCCGCCCCGGCCGGAGCCGGGACCTCGGCCGGAGCGGCGGCGGCCGCGGCTGCTGCCGCGATCCGCTCGTCCGCCGCGGCACGGATTCCGCGCCAGGCGGACTCCGCAGCCTGCTGTTCCGCTTCCTTCTTGCTGCGGCCGGTGCCGGTGCCGTACGAGACACCACCGACGCGAGCAGCAGCTGTGAAGGTCTTCTCGTGGTCCGGGCCGGTCTCGGTGACCAGATATTCCGGTACGCCAAGACCTTCGGCCGCCGTGAGCTCCTGGAGACTGGTC
Proteins encoded:
- a CDS encoding helix-turn-helix domain-containing protein: METPARTEADATELPFDVFARSCPSRETLEHVTGRWGSLTVGALREGPCRFNELRRRVEGVSEKMLSQTLHALERDGIVNREAQPTNPPRVDYELTPLGVEVADRLLSLIHCLEGSMPQVLSARQAYDTTRGGL
- the mutM gene encoding bifunctional DNA-formamidopyrimidine glycosylase/DNA-(apurinic or apyrimidinic site) lyase, translated to MPELPEVEVVRRGLERWVAGRTVEAVEVLHPRAVRRHPGGGADFAARLGGQTIGVPRRRGKYLWLPLEGGGLSVLGHLGMSGQLLVQPEGAPDEKHLRIRVRFDDSAGTELRFVDQRTFGGLSLHENTPDGVPDVIAHIARDPLDPLFDEVAYHLALRAKRTTVKRALLDQSLISGVGNIYADEALWRARLHYERPTATLTRPRSAELLGHVRDVMNAALAVGGTSFDSLYVNVNGESGYFDRSLDAYGREDEPCRRCGTPMRRRPWMNRSSYFCPRCQRPPRVVS